The genomic segment TCGCCTCGGCGATACTCAATGCGATCGCGATCTCTCGATTGGATAACCCCTTGCCGATTAGCGCCAGAACTTCACGTTGGCGCAGGGTCAACCCGAATGTTCGCACGCTGCGCTCCGGTTGCCGCAGCCCCGCCCCGGCATCCGGCGGCTTCACGGCCAGGATGGTGGTGGGTGCGTAGAGCCGGCCGTCGAGCGTGGTTCGGACCGCCTCGAGCATTTCCTCGTGGCGCTGGCGCCGAACGATCAATCCGTGAAAGCCGAGGCTCAGAGCATCCTGGAACAGGTCGGCCGAGGCATGGGGGACGACGAGCAGGAGGCGTGCGGTGCCGGACGCGCGCTTCAGGGCTCCGAGATAGGTCGGATCGCCGGCCGGAAGGAGGCGCGATCCGACGATCACGAGGTCCGTCTTCAGCGGTGACCGAAGGCTGTTAATCAATTCTGATGAATTCGAAACATCGACGACGATGATTCCACTCAGATTCAATTCCAGAGTTCGCCGCAAGACGATGCGGAAATTTCTTTGGTCATCTGCGATGATGATCCGCAACATAACTGAGCGTTAACTCCTTAGATTGCCGATCATCGCGATTAAAATGAATATATCTGCTATAAATTCACTTCGAGCGCGCCGATCTGTTTTTATGCTCTGAAAATCACAGCTTTCGATCGCACCGCACTCAGGAAAACGTCAAATCAAAACGAAATCCCGAATTATAGACAAATTGACAGACTTTTCTGCCTCGCAGAAGAGCTCTGCCTCGCCCAATGCTTAACATGCGAACCGCAATCGGCAAGTTTCTCTCAAGAGACTACCCGATATTGGCAAATATTATTTTGAGTCGTCGATTCGATCAGGAGCTCATTCCAGAAAATCCGCGACGCGCTATCAATTATGAACTTAATACGCCTTTCGGGCTATCAACAATGAGGTATCGGCAAAACACTTTTGTTATATACCGCGCCGCAGCAGAGTCATATCGTACAACCTTACGGTCGCCTGGGCAGAACTAATCCGGTGTTTCGATCATAACCCGGATGGATCATGCCACCATGGCAACGGTGGGTAGTGGGGGGACTCCGTCGATGTCAGTAATCGTGGCGGGTGATGGCGGCTCGATCACGCGGCTGATGTACGAGCGTCGATGCCGAACGTTCTCGACACGCTTATCGCGCCCTCGCCGGCTCCACGGAACAACACGCGTGGCCGCACGGAGGCGGTGACGTGTCCGGGGGGGCCTCGTCGATGGATCAGAGCGTGGCGACGGCGGCCGGCTCAGGCCCGCTGACCGCGGACGCGGCGCGCGTCCTCGATGCGGTCGATGCCCCTGTCCTGGTCGTCGCCCGCTCGGGCAGCATCGCCTACGCCAACGATCCCGCCCGCCTGCTGCTGACGCGGGAGGATCCGTCCCGGACCCATCTGAGCGGTCATACCTCGCGCAACAGCGAGACCTCGCCGGCCGACAAACACGCACTCACAGGCAAAATCTCGACGGTGTTTCTGGCCCGAGCCAGAGCGACGCGGACGCCGCTTCCCGGCGTGATCGCGATCAAGCGGGGAAGCGGGATACGCCGTTACCGCTGCCACGGCTTCCGCCTGAACCGGGAGGGGATCGACCCCCTGGTTCTCCTGCGGCTCCTGCCGACGCCGGAGATGCGGTTCAATCTCCAGGCGACCGAGGCGGCGATGCTGCGGCGCGAACTCGCCGCGCGCGAGCGCCATCAGCGCAGCCAGCAGGCGCTGCTGCGCGAGCGTGACCTCCTGCTGGCCGATTTGCGCAGCAGCGCGCAGGCGCGTCTGCGCGCCGAACGCGACCGGGACGCGGTCCTCGCCCAACTCTATCGCGCGCATCAGGCCGAGCGGGAGCGTCTGGCCCGGGAACTCCACGACGAGGCCGGCCAGCAGCTCGCATGGCTGAAGCTTCAGCTCGACCGCCTGCGGCGCGCGCCCTCGCCGACGCAAGTCGAGGCGATGCTGAACCAGGTCGATGCGATCTCGGCCAGCCTGCGGCAGGTCGTTCGCGAGCTGCGCCCGGTCACCCTGACCGAACTCGGCCTCATCCTCGCTTTGGGCGGCCTCGTGCGCGAATGGTCCGACCAAAGCGCGATCCCCATCGACTTCCAGCTTTCGGGAACCACGGTCCGCCTCACGCCGGAAATCGAGGTGACGATCTTTCGGCTGGTGCAGGAAGCTCTCACCAACGTCGTCAAGCACGCGCCGGGGGCGCGCCACGTCTCCGTGACCCTGCAATACGCCAGTACGGGCGTCACCCTGGCGATCGAGGACGACGGGCCCGGGCTTGCCTGCGAGCAGGCGCCCGAGGCGCGGCGGGCAGGCGGCGGCTTCGGACTCGCGGGCATGCGCGAGCGGCTGACCCTGCTCGGAGGAACGCTCATGATCGAATCGCCTCCCGGCGGCGGGACGACGATTCTGGCGCGATTGCCGCTGACAGGGGGATGAGATGCGAATGGCGAAAGAACGGGTCAGGGTCGCCCTGATCGACGACCACCCAATCTTCAGAAGCGGGGTCCGCGGCCTGCTCGGCGAGACGGCCGGCATCGAGGTCGTCGGAGAGGCGAGCGACGGCCGGCACGCCCTGGATCTGGTCCTCAGGACCAAGCCGGACGTCGTCATCATGGACATCACCATGACCGGCATGAGCGGCCTTGCGGTGGCGCGTGCGCTCCGGGAAGTGGGCTCCGCGGTGCACATCGTCTTCCTGACGGTCAACGAAGACCTCGCCTTCGTCGACGAGGCGCTGACCGCAGGGGCCCAGGGCTATGTCCTGAAGCGTTCCGCCGGCACCAGCCTGCTGGAGGCCATCGAAGCGGTCGTCTTGGGCGGCCAGTACGTCGATGCCGAAATGCGCGCGCCGCCAGCGCCGCCCGACCGTACGGAAGCCGGCCCGCCCGCTCCGCATCCCGGCCAGGAGGGCGGCCTCACCGCACGGGAGCGCGAGGTGCTCCGGCTCATCGCGCTGGGCATGACCATGAAAGAGGTCAGTCTCGCCATGTCGATCTCGGCGGCCTCGGTCGACACCTACAAGATCCGCGGCTGCAAGAAGCTCGGCCTCCGGTCCCGCGCCAGCATCGTCCGCTTTGCGCTCGGGCAAGGCTGGCTCGAGACCGAGAACAGGCGCTTGTCGTCGGAGCGGCCACCATCACTGATGTGAGTCTTATCGAGAACCGGCGTTTCGTTTGCGTAGGAGTTGAAACCATCCCATGAGCGGCGCACCCGATCACCTCGTGCGTTTCATGCGGCACGAAGCGGACAACCGAAATCCGGCCATCGACGGAAGGCACCCGACGGGTCATTGATCGTCGAAATTCTACCGCTCCGCATGACCGGGGCGGGCGCTCTCTTGCATATTGTCAGAGCTTTTTCTCGTAGCAGGGCCGACCGGCCAAAGCTGCCCGTTTCATCGCAAGCGTTGCACCGCCTCGGCAGCCGAACGGCCCGCGACAAGCCCGGCCCCTTCTCACCGAGCCTGCTCAGCCCAGTTCCTGCGCCGCGCGTTCCAGCGCGCCCAGAAGCGGTTCGATCTGCGCGGCGCTCAGATCATGGAAGCCGAGGGTGCGGCCCATCACGACGCCGAGCAGCGCGAAGAACAGGGCGGCCCCGACACCGGCCGGCCCCTCCGCAGCCTCGAACCGGGCGAGCCGCTCGGCCACGAACACGCGGTAGCCGGCGAGGGCATCCGGATTCTCGGCGGAGGCGAGCAGAAGGGCGCGGCTGAACTCGTCCTCCTCGCAATAGCTGCGGCGCAGATGCTCGATCATGCCGAGCGCGAGCCCCGTCGCGCCCGGGCCCCGCTCGGCCTCGCAGGCGGCGATGCCGGTGCGCAGCTCCTCCAGCTTGCGGCCGACGAGGGCGAGGATCAGCGCGTCCTTCGAGGCGTAATGGTGCAGCACGCCGCCCTTGCTGAGGCCCGCCTCCGTCGCCACGGCGTCGATGGTCAGCGCGCGCGCGCCGCCCCGGCGCAGGACCGCGCCCGCCGCGTCGAGAATCACTTCGGCACGGTCGTCGCGCCGGCTGCGCGTCTTCTGCGACATGATCGCCCCCGATCCCCGCCCCTGCACGCGCCATCCAGCGTGCCACACTAAATCACTGTTGCCGCTGATGTTTCGGGAGAAACCAGGGGCGTCCCCCAAGCCAGTTCGCTTAAAAACCGTCTGGACGGTCGGTAAGATAGGCGATAAGCCTGCGCCGCGAAAGCCGTCCTCTCACGAATCGGCCGTATGCCCCATCCCCGACGTCCGGAAACTCGGCCGATGTCCCCACGGCTCCGCCCCCTCCTCACCGCCACCGTCCTCACGGCCGCCCTGTCGGCCCTCCTGGTGACGGCGGCCTTTCCGGCGGATGCGCCCGCGACCTCCGCCCTCCCGGAGGCGGAAGACCCGTCCGTCGCGCTGGTGCGGGTCGTGACGGCGACGGAGGGCCCTGTCACCTCGGATGTGGTGCTCACCGGCGACATCCAGGCCCAGGCCCAGACCAACGTCGCTTTCCGCACCAACGGCAAGGTCGCCGAACGCCGTGTCGAGGTCGGCGATCACGTCACCGCCGATCAGGTGCTCGCGGTGCTGGAGCCGCTGACGCAGCGGGCGAACCTCGACAACGCCCGCGCCGCCCTGGTCTCGGCGGAGGCGCAGCTCACCCAGGCCAAGGTGACTTTCGAGCGCCAGAAGCAGCTCATCAACGGCGGCTACACCACGCGCCCGTCCTACGACAACGCCGAGCAGCAGCTGCGCACCTCCCAAGCCGCGGTCGATTCGGCCAAGGCGGCGCTCGGCACCGCCGAGGAACAGCTCTCCTATACCGAGCTGCGCGCGGGCGTATCCGGCATCGTCCTGAGTCGCACCTTCGAGGTCGGGCAGGTGGTGCAGGCGGGCCAAGCCGTGATGGTCCTGGCCCAGGACGGCCCGCGCGACGCGGTGTTCAACGTCTACGAGGCGCTGACGGCCCACCCGCCCGGCGACAAGACGATCCACGTCACGCTCCAGTCCGATCCCGCGGCAGCGGCGACCGGTCACGTGCGCGAGATCTCGCCGACCGTGGACGCGGCGAGCGGCACGGTCCGCGTCAAAGTCGGGCTGGAAGCGACCCCGCCCGCAATGTCGCTCGGCGCCGTGGTGATCGGCCGGGGCCGCTTCGCCTCGCGCGAGGCCGTGGTGCTGCCCTGGTCGGCGCTCTACCGCTTCGACAACCGGCCGGCGGTGTGGATCTACGATTCCGCCGCGGGCACGGTCTCGATCCGCGGCGTCGAGATCGACCGCTACGGCTTCGACAACATCGTCCTGAAGGGCGGCGTCAGGTCCGGAGAAACGGTGGTGGTCGCCGGCATCCAGTTCCTCCGACCCGGCCAGCACGTCGCGCTGGCGGCACAGGACGCCGCGCCGGAACCGACGAAATCCGCGGCGGGGGAGGGCGGACGATGAGGCACGCGCTCCTTGTCTGCGCCGTCGTTGCCGGCGCCGCTCCGCTCACCGCCTGCCAGCCGTCGCAGGAGGCGCCCGCACCGCCGCCGGTGCGGCCGGTTCTGACCACCCTGGCACAGCCCACCGACAGCGTGATCTTCGGCCCCTTCGCCGGCACGGTCGAGCCGCGCTACCAGTCGCAGCTCGGTTTCCAGATCGGCGGACGGGTGGTGGCCCGCGACGTCACCGTCGGCGACGTCGTGAAGAAGGGCCAGCGCCTCGCGGCCCTCGACCCGATCGTCTCGCGGTTCGACCTCAGCCGCGCCGAGGCGGAACTGTCCGATGCCAAGGCCCAGGCCGAGAACGCGACGGCCACCGAGGCGCGCACGCGGCGCCTGATGGAGGGCGGCAACGTCACCCAGGCCCAGCTCGACGCGGCGGTGGCCCGGCGCGACACCGCCCAAGCCCGCCTCTCCCAGGCCGGCGCCAGCCTGCAGAAGG from the Methylorubrum extorquens genome contains:
- a CDS encoding putative two-component transcriptional regulator, LuxR family (Evidence 3 : Putative function from multiple computational evidences; Product type r : regulator); translated protein: MLRIIIADDQRNFRIVLRRTLELNLSGIIVVDVSNSSELINSLRSPLKTDLVIVGSRLLPAGDPTYLGALKRASGTARLLLVVPHASADLFQDALSLGFHGLIVRRQRHEEMLEAVRTTLDGRLYAPTTILAVKPPDAGAGLRQPERSVRTFGLTLRQREVLALIGKGLSNREIAIALSIAEATVKIHVSAVIRMLGVRNRTEAALLAPTILKGKA
- a CDS encoding protein of unknown function (Evidence 5 : Unknown function); translated protein: MLNMRTAIGKFLSRDYPILANIILSRRFDQELIPENPRRAINYELNTPFGLSTMRYRQNTFVIYRAAAESYRTTLRSPGQN
- a CDS encoding protein of unknown function (Evidence 5 : Unknown function), translating into MDQSVATAAGSGPLTADAARVLDAVDAPVLVVARSGSIAYANDPARLLLTREDPSRTHLSGHTSRNSETSPADKHALTGKISTVFLARARATRTPLPGVIAIKRGSGIRRYRCHGFRLNREGIDPLVLLRLLPTPEMRFNLQATEAAMLRRELAARERHQRSQQALLRERDLLLADLRSSAQARLRAERDRDAVLAQLYRAHQAERERLARELHDEAGQQLAWLKLQLDRLRRAPSPTQVEAMLNQVDAISASLRQVVRELRPVTLTELGLILALGGLVREWSDQSAIPIDFQLSGTTVRLTPEIEVTIFRLVQEALTNVVKHAPGARHVSVTLQYASTGVTLAIEDDGPGLACEQAPEARRAGGGFGLAGMRERLTLLGGTLMIESPPGGGTTILARLPLTGG
- a CDS encoding putative two-component transcriptional regulator, LuxR family (Evidence 3 : Putative function from multiple computational evidences; PubMedId : 11158353; Product type r : regulator), which produces MRMAKERVRVALIDDHPIFRSGVRGLLGETAGIEVVGEASDGRHALDLVLRTKPDVVIMDITMTGMSGLAVARALREVGSAVHIVFLTVNEDLAFVDEALTAGAQGYVLKRSAGTSLLEAIEAVVLGGQYVDAEMRAPPAPPDRTEAGPPAPHPGQEGGLTAREREVLRLIALGMTMKEVSLAMSISAASVDTYKIRGCKKLGLRSRASIVRFALGQGWLETENRRLSSERPPSLM
- a CDS encoding putative transcriptional regulator, TetR family (Evidence 3 : Putative function from multiple computational evidences; Product type r : regulator); protein product: MSQKTRSRRDDRAEVILDAAGAVLRRGGARALTIDAVATEAGLSKGGVLHHYASKDALILALVGRKLEELRTGIAACEAERGPGATGLALGMIEHLRRSYCEEDEFSRALLLASAENPDALAGYRVFVAERLARFEAAEGPAGVGAALFFALLGVVMGRTLGFHDLSAAQIEPLLGALERAAQELG
- the cliA gene encoding RND efflux transporter, MFP subunit (Evidence 2b : Function from indirect experimental evidences (e.g. phenotypes); Product type t : transporter), with protein sequence MSPRLRPLLTATVLTAALSALLVTAAFPADAPATSALPEAEDPSVALVRVVTATEGPVTSDVVLTGDIQAQAQTNVAFRTNGKVAERRVEVGDHVTADQVLAVLEPLTQRANLDNARAALVSAEAQLTQAKVTFERQKQLINGGYTTRPSYDNAEQQLRTSQAAVDSAKAALGTAEEQLSYTELRAGVSGIVLSRTFEVGQVVQAGQAVMVLAQDGPRDAVFNVYEALTAHPPGDKTIHVTLQSDPAAAATGHVREISPTVDAASGTVRVKVGLEATPPAMSLGAVVIGRGRFASREAVVLPWSALYRFDNRPAVWIYDSAAGTVSIRGVEIDRYGFDNIVLKGGVRSGETVVVAGIQFLRPGQHVALAAQDAAPEPTKSAAGEGGR